The following are from one region of the Pseudophryne corroboree isolate aPseCor3 unplaced genomic scaffold, aPseCor3.hap2 scaffold_1036, whole genome shotgun sequence genome:
- the LOC134988304 gene encoding dentin sialophosphoprotein-like — protein MEWLRGDGVIVTGWGDSEGMGRHDISSNITSDTGSDISSNITSDTGSDISSNITSDTDSDISSNITSDTGSDISSNITSDTGSDISSNITSDTDSDISSNITRDTGSDISSNITSDTGSDISSNITSDTGSDISSNITSDIGSDISSNITSDISSNITSDTGSDISSNITSDTGSDISSNITSDTGSDISSNITSDTDSDISSNITSDTDSDISSNITSDTGSDISSNITSDTDSDISSNITSDTDSDISSNITSDTGSDISSNITSDTGSDISSNITSDTGSDISSNITSDTGSDISSNITSNTGSDISSNITSDTGSDISSNITSDTGSDISSNITSDTGSDISSNITSDTGSDISSNITSDTDSDISSNITSDTGSDISSNITSDTGSDISSNITSDTDSDISSNITSDTDSDISSNITSDTGSDISSNITSDTGSDISSNITSDTGSDISSNITSDTCSDISSNITSDTGSDISSNITSDTGSDISSNITSDTGSDISSNITSDTGSDISSNITSDTGSDISSNITSDTGSDISSNITSDTGSDISSNITSDTGSDISSNITSDTGSDISSNITSDTGSDISSNITSDTGSDISSNITSDTGSDISSNITSDTGSDISSNITSDTGSDISSNITRDTGSDISSNITSDTGSDISSNITSDTDSDISSNITSDTGSDISSNITSDTGSDISSNITSDTDSDISSNITSDTDSDISSNITSDTGSDISSNITSDTGSDISSNITSDTGSDISSNITSDTGSDISSNITSDTGSDISSNITSDTGSDISSNITSNTGSDISSNITSNTGSDISSNITSDTGSDISSNITSNTGSDISSNITSDTGSDISSNITSDTGSDISSNITSDTGSDISSNITSDTGSDISSNITSDTGSDISSNITRDTGSDISSNITRDTGSDISSNITSDTGSDISSNITSDTGSDISSNITSDTGSDISSNITSDTGSDISSNITSDTGSDISSNITSDTGSDISSNITSNTGSDISSNITSDTGSDISSNITSDTGSDISSNITSDTGSDISSNITSDTDSDISSNITSDTGSDISSNITSDTGSDISSNITSDTGSDISSNITSDTGSDISSNITSDTGSDISSNITSDTGSDISSNITSDTGSDISSNITSDTGSDISSNITSDTGSDISSNITSDTGSDISSNITSDTGSDISSNITSDTGSDISSNITSDTGSDISSNITSDTGSDISSNITSDTGSDISSNITSDTGSDISSNITSDTGSDISSNITSDTGSDISSNITSDTGSDISSNITSDTGSDISSNITSDTGSDISSNITSDTGTDITSNITSDTGTDITSNITSDTGTDITSNISSDTGTDITSNITSDTGTDITSDTGTDISSNITSGTGTDITSDTGTDITSDTGTDISSNITSDTDSDITSNITSDTGTDITSNITSDTGSDITSNITSDTGTDITSDTGSDITSNITSDTGTDISSNITSDTGTDITSNITSDTGSDITSNITSDTGTDITSNITSDTGSDITSNITSDTGSDITSNISSDTGTDITSNITSDTGSNITSDTGSDITSNITSDTGSDITSNITSDTGSNITSNITSDIGSDITSNITSDTGSNITSNITSDTGSNITSNITSDTGSNITSNITSDTGSDITSNITSDTGSDITSNITSDTGSNITSDTGSDITSNITSDTGSNITSNITSDTGSDITSNITSDTGTDITSNITSDTGTDSSNITSDTGSNITSNITSDTGSDITSNITSDTGSNITSNITSDIGSDITSNITSDTASNITSNITSDTGSNITSNITSDTGSNITSDTGSNITSNITSDTGSNITSNITSDTGTDITSDITSDIGTSDISSNITSDITSHGRN, from the exons ATGGAGTGGCTGCGCGGGGATGGGGTGATTGTGACGGGATGGGGCGACAGTGAAGGGATGGGGCGACA TGACATCAGTAGCAATATAACCAGTGACACAGGTAGTGACATCAGTAGCAATATAACCAGTGACACAGGTAGTGACATCAGTAGCAATATAACCAGTGACACAGATAGTGACATCAGTAGTAATATAACCAGTGACACAGGTAGTGACATCAGTAGCAATATAACCAGTGACACAGGTAGTGACATCAGTAGCAATATAACCAGTGACACAGATAGTGACATCAGTAGCAATATAACCAGAGACACAGGTAGTGACATCAGTAGCAATATAACCAGTGACACAGGTAGTGACATCAGTAGCAATATAACCAGTGACACAGGTAGTGACATCAGTAGCAATATAACCAGTGACATAGGTAGTGACATCAGTAGCAATATAACCAGTGACATCAGTAGCAATATAACCAGTGACACAGGTAGTGACATCAGTAGCAATATAACCAGTGACACAGGTAGTGACATCAGTAGTAATATAACCAGTGACACAGGTAGTGACATCAGTAGCAATATAACCAGTGACACAGATAGTGACATCAGTAGCAATATAACCAGTGACACAGATAGTGACATCAGTAGCAATATAACCAGTGACACAGGTAGTGACATCAGTAGCAATATAACCAGTGACACAGATAGTGACATCAGTAGTAATATAACCAGTGACACAGATAGTGACATCAGTAGCAATATAACCAGTGACACAGGTAGTGACATCAGTAGCAATATAACCAGTGACACAGGTAGTGACATCAGTAGCAATATAACCAGTGACACAGGTAGTGACATCAGTAGCAATATAACCAGTGACACAGGTAGTGACATCAGTAGTAACATCACCAGTAACACAGGTAGTGACATCAGTAGCAATATAACCAGTGACACAGGTAGTGACATCAGTAGCAATATAACCAGTGACACAGGTAGTGACATCAGTAGCAATATAACCAGTGACACAGGTAGTGACATCAGTAGCAATATAACCAGTGACACAGGTAGTGACATCAGTAGCAATATAACCAGTGACACAGATAGTGACATCAGTAGCAATATAACCAGTGACACAGGTAGTGACATCAGTAGTAATATAACCAGTGACACAGGTAGTGACATCAGTAGCAATATAACCAGTGACACAGATAGTGACATCAGTAGCAATATAACCAGTGACACAGATAGTGACATCAGTAGCAATATAACCAGTGACACAGGTAGTGACATCAGTAGCAATATAACCAGTGACACAGGTAGTGACATCAGTAGCAATATAACCAGTGACACAGGTAGTGACATCAGTAGCAATATAACCAGTGACACATGTAGTGACATCAGTAGCAATATAACCAGTGACACAGGTAGTGACATCAGTAGCAATATAACCAGTGACACAGGTAGTGACATCAGTAGTAATATAACCAGTGACACAGGTAGTGACATCAGTAGCAATATAACCAGTGACACAGGTAGTGACATCAGTAGCAATATAACCAGTGACACAGGTAGTGACATCAGTAGCAATATAACCAGTGACACAGGTAGTGACATCAGTAGCAATATAACCAGTGACACAGGTAGTGACATCAGTAGTAATATAACCAGTGACACAGGTAGTGACATCAGTAGCAATATAACCAGTGACACAGGTAGTGACATCAGTAGCAATATAACCAGTGACACAGGTAGTGACATCAGTAGCAATATAACCAGTGACACAGGTAGTGACATCAGTAGTAATATAACCAGTGACACAGGTAGTGACATCAGTAGTAATATAACCAGTGACACAGGTAGTGACATCAGTAGCAATATAACCAGTGACACAGGTAGTGACATCAGTAGCAATATAACCAGAGACACAGGTAGTGACATCAGTAGCAATATAACCAGTGACACAGGTAGTGACATCAGTAGCAATATAACCAGTGACACAGATAGTGACATCAGTAGCAATATAACCAGTGACACAGGTAGTGACATCAGTAGTAATATAACCAGTGACACAGGTAGTGACATCAGTAGCAATATAACCAGTGACACAGATAGTGACATCAGTAGCAATATAACCAGTGACACAGATAGTGACATCAGTAGCAATATAACCAGTGACACAGGTAGTGACATCAGTAGCAATATAACCAGTGACACAGGTAGTGACATCAGTAGCAATATAACCAGTGACACAGGTAGTGACATCAGTAGCAATATAACCAGTGACACAGGTAGTGACATCAGTAGCAATATAACCAGTGACACAGGTAGTGACATCAGTAGCAATATAACCAGTGACACAGGTAGTGACATCAGTAGTAACATCACCAGTAACACAGGTAGTGACATCAGTAGTAACATCACCAGTAACACAGGTAGTGACATCAGTAGCAATATAACCAGTGACACAGGTAGTGACATCAGTAGTAACATCACCAGTAACACAGGTAGTGACATCAGTAGCAATATAACCAGTGACACAGGTAGTGACATCAGTAGCAATATAACCAGTGACACAGGTAGTGACATCAGTAGCAATATAACCAGTGACACAGGTAGTGACATCAGTAGCAATATAACCAGTGACACAGGTAGTGACATCAGTAGCAATATAACCAGTGACACAGGTAGTGACATCAGTAGCAATATAACCAGAGACACAGGTAGTGACATCAGTAGCAATATAACCAGAGACACAGGTAGTGACATCAGTAGCAATATAACCAGTGACACAGGTAGTGACATCAGTAGCAATATAACCAGTGACACGGGTAGTGACATCAGTAGTAATATAACCAGTGACACAGGTAGTGACATCAGTAGCAATATAACCAGTGACACAGGTAGTGACATCAGTAGCAATATAACCAGTGACACAGGTAGTGACATCAGTAGTAATATAACCAGTGACACAGGTAGTGACATCAGTAGTAACATCACCAGTAACACAGGTAGTGACATCAGTAGCAATATAACCAGTGACACAGGTAGTGACATCAGTAGCAATATAACCAGTGACACAGGTAGTGACATCAGTAGCAATATAACCAGTGACACAGGTAGTGACATCAGTAGTAATATAACCAGTGACACAGATAGTGACATCAGTAGCAATATAACCAGTGACACAGGTAGTGACATCAGTAGCAATATAACCAGTGACACAGGTAGTGACATCAGTAGCAATATAACCAGTGACACAGGTAGTGACATCAGTAGCAATATAACCAGTGACACAGGTAGTGACATCAGTAGCAATATAACCAGTGACACAGGTAGTGACATCAGTAGTAATATAACCAGTGACACAGGTAGTGACATCAGTAGCAATATAACCAGTGACACAGGTAGTGACATCAGTAGTAATATAACCAGTGACACAGGTAGTGACATCAGTAGCAATATAACCAGTGACACAGGTAGTGACATCAGTAGTAATATAACCAGTGACACAGGTAGCGACATCAGTAGTAATATAACCAGTGACACAGGTAGTGACATCAGTAGCAATATAACCAGTGACACAGGTAGTGACATCAGTAGCAATATAACCAGTGACACAGGTAGTGACATCAGTAGCAATATAACCAGTGACACAGGTAGTGACATCAGTAGTAATATAACCAGTGACACAGGTAGTGACATCAGTAGCAATATAACCAGTGACACAGGTAGTGACATCAGTAGTAATATAACCAGTGACACAGGTAGTGACATCAGTAGCAATATAACCAGTGACACAGGTAGTGACATCAGTAGTAATATAACCAGTGACACAGGTAGTGACATCAGTAGTAATATAACCAGTGACACAGGTAGTGACATCAGTAGTAATATAACCAGTGACACAGGTAGTGACATCAGTAGCAATATAACCAGTGACACAGGTACTGACATCACCAGTAACATCACCAGTGACACAGGTACTGACATCACCAGTAACATCACCAGTGACACAGGTACTGACATCACCAGTAATATCTCCAGTGACACAGGTACCGACATCACCAGTAACATCACCAGTGACACAGGTACTGACATCACCAGTGACACAGGTACTGACATCAGCAGTAACATCACCAGTGGCACAGGTACTGACATCACCAGTGACACAGGTACTGACATCACCAGTGACACAGGTACTGACATCAGCAGTAACATCACCAGTGACACAGATAGTGACATCACCAGTAACATCACCAGTGACACAGGTACCGACATCACCAGTAACATCACCAGTGACACAGGTAGTGACATCACCAGTAACATCACCAGTGACACAGGTACTGACATCACCAGTGACACAGGTAGTGACATCACCAGTAACATCACCAGTGACACAGGTACTGACATCAGCAGTAACATCACCAGTGACACAGGTACTGACATCACCAGTAACATCACCAGTGACACAGGTAGTGACATCACCAGTAATATCACCAGTGACACAGGTACTGACATCACCAGTAACATCACCAGTGACACAGGTAGTGACATCACCAGTAACATCACCAGTGACACAGGTAGTGACATCACCAGTAATATCTCCAGTGACACAGGTACTGACATCACCAGTAACATCACCAGTGACACAGGTAGTAATATCACCAGTGACACAGGTAGTGACATCACCAGTAATATCACCAGTGACACAGGTAGTGACATCACTAGTAATATCACCAGTGACACAGGTAGTAACATCACCAGTAACATCACCAGTGACATAGGTAGTGACATCACCAGTAATATCACCAGTGACACAGGTAGTAACATCACCAGTAATATCACCAGTGACACAGGTAGTAACATCACCAGTAATATCACCAGTGACACAGGTAGTAACATCACCAGTAACATCACCAGTGACACAGGTAGTGACATCACCAGTAATATCACCAGTGACACAGGTAGTGACATCACCAGTAATATCACCAGTGACACAGGTAGTAACATCACCAGTGACACAGGTAGTGACATCACCAGTAATATCACCAGTGACACAGGTAGTAACATCACCAGTAATATCACCAGTGACACAGGTAGTGACATCACCAGTAATATCACCAGTGACACAGGTACTGACATCACCAGTAACATCACCAGTGACACAGGTACTGACAGCAGTAACATCACCAGTGACACAGGTAGTAACATCACCAGTAACATCACCAGTGACACAGGTAGTGACATCACCAGTAATATCACCAGTGACACAGGTAGTAACATCACCAGTAACATCACCAGTGACATAGGTAGTGACATCACCAGTAATATCACCAGTGACACAGCTAGTAACATCACCAGTAATATCACCAGTGACACAGGTAGTAACATCACCAGTAATATCACCAGTGACACAGGTAGTAACATCACCAGTGACACAGGTAGTAACATCACCAGTAATATCACCAGTGATACAGGTAGTAACATCACCAGTAACATCACCAGTGACACAGGTACTGACAtcaccagtgacatcactagtgaCATAGGTACTAGTGACATCAGCAGTAACATCACCAGTGATATCACCagtcatggccgtaactag